The following are encoded together in the Zingiber officinale cultivar Zhangliang chromosome 8A, Zo_v1.1, whole genome shotgun sequence genome:
- the LOC122009514 gene encoding uncharacterized protein LOC122009514 — MKPLGCLGIGLSIVSGCLLLALVAELYYFFWWKKRRSNVDIERSFSIPGKELPYLFCWKKPSFLIPAALNSDGICTGADHSDDGHGQPKPLEDDAELMCLAGYQRSLFTIEEETQDDLESCGSKKGPIRKSLRDLLQSNETPTATPLSSPALTPMACQKKTMLHSQPEASSSPPPTFKFLRDAEEKLYRKTLVEEALKVQISCRQMENRDRGQQSSQVKMNIN, encoded by the coding sequence ATGAAACCATTGGGATGTTTGGGGATTGGCCTGAGCATCGTCTCGGGTTGCCTTTTGTTGGCCCTTGTTGCGGAGTTGTACTATTTCTTctggtggaagaagagaagaagtaaCGTAGACATCGAGCGGAGCTTCTCCATCCCTGGGAAGGAGCTCCCCTACCTCTTCTGCTGGAAGAAGCCTAGTTTTCTAATCCCCGCAGCTCTCAATTCTGACGGAATCTGCACTGGAGCAGACCATTCCGACGACGGCCATGGCCAGCCGAAGCCATTAGAAGACGACGCAGAGCTGATGTGCCTTGCAGGTTACCAGAGGTCTCTCTTCACCATCGAAGAGGAGACGCAGGATGACTTGGAGTCTTGTGGGAGCAAGAAAGGTCCCATCAGGAAGAGCTTGAGGGACTTGCTTCAGTCTAATGAAACTCCCACTGCGACTCCTCTTTCCTCCCCTGCTCTGACTCCAATGGCTTGTCAAAAGAAAACCATGCTCCACTCGCAGCCTGAAGCTTCTTCATCTCCACCGCCAACCTTCAAGTTCCTCAGGGACGCGGAGGAGAAGCTGTACAGGAAAACTCTGGTGGAAGAAGCACTGAAGGTCCAAATAAGCTGCAggcagatggagaacagagacagAGGGCAACAGAGTTCACAGGTGAAGATGAACATAAATTAa
- the LOC122009515 gene encoding uncharacterized protein LOC122009515, whose translation MSKPQAVEIGIPMNGIGNGAPAPEPPNEPPQRRQHAGWERNDRNVVLLVATLITTLTYQLGTNLPSGYYQEDGAGYQAGDSILRHKHHHRYWLFMTGSWTGFGSSMLMTLALLTGAPTGSRLIRWPFAVAYSSLVLTFISSQPKTKLSLDILLWIFVLFILWAAVSFEQREMSIPEALGALKGFVGRRFCR comes from the coding sequence ATGTCTAAGCCGCAGGCGGTCGAGATCGGGATACCGATGAATGGGATCGGCAACGGCGCACCGGCGCCGGAACCTCCCAACGAGCCACCACAACGACGGCAACACGCGGGCTGGGAGCGAAACGATCGCAACGTCGTCCTCCTCGTCGCCACGCTCATCACCACGCTCACCTACCAGCTAGGCACCAACCTTCCCAGCGGCTACTACCAAGAAGACGGCGCCGGGTACCAGGCCGGCGACTCCATTCTCCGCCACAAGCACCACCACCGCTATTGGCTCTTCATGACCGGCAGCTGGACCGGGTTCGGTAGCTCCATGCTCATGACGCTCGCGCTGCTCACCGGCGCCCCCACCGGCTCGCGCCTCATCCGGTGGCCCTTCGCCGTCGCCTACTCCTCCCTCGTCCTTACCTTCATCTCGTCGCAGCCCAAGACGAAGCTCTCGTTAGACATCCTCCTCTGGATTTTCGTCCTCTTCATCCTTTGGGCCGCCGTCAGTTTCGAACAGCGGGAGATGAGCATTCCGGAGGCGCTTGGCGCCCTCAAAGGCTTCGTCGGCCGGCGTTTCTGCCGTTAA
- the LOC122009516 gene encoding uncharacterized protein LOC122009516 — translation MALAFLPAALRAVLLLRRRPLLLYAVAWSALLTATVAIASFSPELAFVWAAMPSSSFSRACAGGSAPMVRVPTEGPREVVCVPAGLFRRSAMDMVVPPLFAALVVGGSTCFVRAVGLWEYEEDSVDS, via the coding sequence ATGGCGCTCGCCTTCCTCCCGGCGGCTCTACGGGCGGTGCTTCTCCTCCGTCGTCGCCCGCTTCTCCTCTACGCGGTCGCGTGGTCGGCCCTCCTCACCGCCACTGTCGCCATCGCGTCCTTCTCCCCGGAGCTGGCCTTCGTGTGGGCCGCCATGCCGAGCTCCTCCTTCTCCCGCGCGTGCGCCGGGGGGTCCGCCCCGATGGTGCGGGTCCCTACGGAGGGGCCTCGAGAGGTGGTGTGTGTCCCGGCGGGGCTCTTCCGGCGGTCGGCGATGGACATGGTGGTGCCGCCTCTCTTCGCCGCCTTGGTCGTCGGCGGCTCCACCTGCTTCGTCCGGGCCGTGGGGCTGTGGGAGTACGAGGAAGATTCCGTCGACTCATGA